A genomic segment from Desulfovibrio sp. ZJ209 encodes:
- a CDS encoding methionine ABC transporter permease, with amino-acid sequence MIDEKTLEMLLVGTWDTIYMTVVATFFSYVFGIVMGVALVITRKGGIRPHAAFYNVLDVVVNLTRSFPFLILMIAVIPFTRFLVGTTIGNNATIVPLVLAAAPFVARLVESSLLEVDHGVVEAAESMGASVWQIITKVLIPEALPSLINGSAVAAITILGYSAMAGAVGGGGLGKLAIMYGYNRYQTDIMIITVVLLIIIVQAIQSFGNWATRRSDRRGG; translated from the coding sequence ATGATTGACGAAAAAACGCTGGAGATGCTCCTCGTCGGCACCTGGGACACCATCTACATGACCGTGGTGGCGACCTTCTTCTCCTATGTGTTCGGCATCGTCATGGGCGTGGCGCTCGTCATCACGCGCAAGGGCGGCATCCGGCCGCACGCGGCCTTTTACAACGTGCTCGACGTGGTGGTGAACCTCACGCGCTCCTTCCCCTTCCTTATCCTCATGATCGCGGTCATCCCCTTCACCCGCTTCCTCGTGGGCACCACCATCGGCAACAACGCCACCATCGTGCCGCTGGTGCTGGCGGCCGCGCCCTTCGTGGCGCGCCTGGTGGAGTCCTCCCTGCTCGAGGTGGACCACGGCGTGGTGGAGGCGGCGGAGAGCATGGGCGCCTCCGTGTGGCAGATCATCACCAAGGTGCTTATCCCCGAGGCGCTGCCCTCGCTCATCAACGGCAGCGCCGTGGCGGCCATCACCATCCTCGGCTATTCGGCCATGGCCGGCGCCGTGGGCGGCGGGGGCCTCGGCAAGCTCGCCATCATGTACGGCTACAACCGCTACCAGACCGACATCATGATCATCACGGTGGTGCTGCTTATCATCATCGTGCAGGCCATCCAGAGTTTCGGCAACTGGGCCACCCGCCGTTCCGACCGGCGCGGCGGCTAA
- a CDS encoding DNA N-6-adenine-methyltransferase, translated as MPRNFNSNTDNNDEWLTPPEILRALGPFDLDPAAPIVRPWDMAARHYTKIDNGMAQPWEGRVWLNPPYGRETFHWLARLAEHGSGLALIFARTETVGFHAEIWAKARAIFFFRGRLRFHRVTGERGGTANAPSCLVAYSGEDCARLLRAQNEGALSGALIHLR; from the coding sequence ATGCCCCGCAACTTCAACAGCAACACGGACAATAACGATGAATGGCTCACGCCGCCCGAAATACTCCGGGCGCTTGGGCCATTTGATCTTGATCCCGCCGCGCCCATCGTGCGCCCTTGGGATATGGCCGCGCGCCACTACACCAAAATCGACAACGGCATGGCGCAGCCCTGGGAGGGCCGCGTCTGGCTCAATCCTCCCTATGGGCGAGAGACCTTCCACTGGCTTGCCCGGCTGGCCGAGCATGGCAGCGGGCTCGCGCTGATATTTGCGCGCACCGAGACAGTGGGCTTCCACGCCGAGATATGGGCCAAGGCCCGCGCGATCTTCTTTTTCCGTGGACGGCTCCGCTTTCACCGCGTCACAGGGGAACGCGGAGGCACGGCCAATGCGCCCTCATGCCTTGTGGCGTATTCGGGGGAAGATTGTGCCCGGCTGCTTCGGGCACAAAACGAAGGGGCGCTCTCGGGCGCCCTTATTCATTTGAGGTAG
- a CDS encoding site-specific integrase, giving the protein MAIRERKGRASPWQVYWNNPITGRRESASFETKQEAEKQDSLVKHRLRFERESFREEQGAGEQGGGEITLEGAYLLYLREKQFDREGLAWQMGAMRLPLRLYGALALSEIDAAKISSLMATMSARPVKSATVRGRLSVLRTVLRWCAEHELCEPIRFPKLPPALYEKFIPPSPEELSAIISVAEPHIVRVVILGAQCGVRVGPSELLRLTWDDVDMLQQVLRVHGAKKNAAAPWREVPIRKGLLPLFESWRADDARLGISHLIHYNGRKVASIKTAWRRTLQRAGIHRRIRPYDLRHAFATELIAGGVDIGTVAKLMGHSSPTMILSHYQYVLDTQKRAAVEALPEIGNVPKVMCPKQQAATSSQ; this is encoded by the coding sequence ATGGCCATTCGTGAACGGAAAGGGCGTGCCAGTCCTTGGCAGGTCTATTGGAACAACCCCATAACCGGGCGCAGGGAGAGCGCCAGCTTTGAAACCAAGCAAGAAGCGGAAAAGCAGGATTCTTTGGTCAAGCATCGGCTTCGCTTTGAAAGGGAATCATTCCGGGAGGAGCAAGGAGCCGGAGAACAAGGGGGAGGGGAGATAACCTTGGAAGGAGCATATCTGCTCTATCTCAGGGAAAAGCAGTTCGACCGGGAAGGGCTCGCGTGGCAAATGGGCGCTATGCGGCTGCCGTTGCGGCTGTATGGGGCGCTCGCTCTCTCAGAAATTGATGCTGCGAAAATATCTTCGCTCATGGCAACCATGAGCGCACGGCCCGTAAAATCAGCCACGGTGCGGGGGAGGCTATCCGTTTTGCGTACCGTGCTGAGATGGTGCGCTGAACATGAGTTGTGCGAACCCATCAGGTTTCCCAAGCTACCGCCAGCGTTGTACGAAAAGTTCATTCCTCCTTCCCCGGAGGAGTTGTCTGCAATCATCAGTGTTGCTGAACCTCATATCGTGAGGGTGGTCATTCTCGGCGCTCAATGTGGCGTCCGCGTCGGGCCGTCTGAATTGCTCCGCCTCACTTGGGATGACGTGGATATGCTCCAACAGGTATTGCGCGTTCATGGCGCAAAAAAGAACGCCGCCGCCCCATGGCGCGAAGTGCCAATCAGAAAGGGGCTCTTGCCGCTCTTTGAATCATGGCGGGCAGACGACGCAAGACTCGGGATCAGCCACCTAATCCACTACAACGGGCGCAAGGTTGCTTCTATCAAAACGGCCTGGCGTCGTACCCTCCAACGGGCAGGCATCCATCGGCGGATACGCCCGTATGATCTCCGACATGCGTTTGCCACGGAGCTTATTGCGGGCGGCGTGGACATTGGAACGGTGGCAAAGCTCATGGGGCATAGCTCGCCAACCATGATCTTGTCACACTACCAGTATGTTCTGGACACGCAAAAACGGGCCGCTGTCGAGGCGCTTCCTGAAATCGGAAATGTGCCCAAGGTCATGTGCCCAAAGCAACAGGCGGCTACCTCGTCACAGTAA
- a CDS encoding DUF883 family protein: MADNHHEHTVDELRQELNAMREQMDSLLETLKDKKDEIGGELSSRLARELSHYRHLAQDQARKLQDAGSAGMDEVSEQVRRNPMMSLLIAFGAGCVFSCLFRNLR; the protein is encoded by the coding sequence ATGGCCGACAACCATCATGAACATACGGTGGATGAACTGAGGCAGGAACTCAACGCCATGCGCGAGCAGATGGACAGCCTGCTCGAGACGCTGAAAGACAAAAAGGACGAGATTGGCGGCGAGCTTTCCTCGCGCCTCGCGCGGGAGCTTTCGCACTACCGCCACCTCGCGCAGGACCAGGCCCGCAAGCTCCAGGACGCCGGGAGCGCAGGCATGGACGAAGTGAGCGAACAGGTGCGCCGCAACCCCATGATGAGCCTGCTCATCGCCTTCGGCGCGGGCTGCGTCTTTTCCTGCCTGTTCAGGAACTTGAGGTAG
- a CDS encoding phosphoadenosine phosphosulfate reductase family protein produces the protein MRIGTTRQASLPGYDLGDYIRESIDFLRAHEPGEGYFVGFSGGKDSITTLALCRLAGVKHRAFYSCTRIDPPEVMRFIRREYPAVTWLYPRASFWALIQRKMPPMRTQRWCCDLLKKAPSKDVPMKYRLMGIRAEESARRASRPRIDHYRSNQVLLKPIFLWPEWAVWEFIDSQRLSYPSLYDEGFARIGCVVCPFIFGSRQRLRASMERWPGMWRVFEHAVKRWWQPNRERSFWPTADAFWQAYINGGKLDGETP, from the coding sequence ATGCGTATAGGCACCACCCGCCAAGCAAGCCTGCCTGGCTATGACCTCGGGGATTACATCCGGGAAAGTATCGACTTCCTGCGGGCGCACGAGCCGGGGGAAGGGTATTTTGTCGGCTTCAGCGGCGGGAAGGACAGCATCACAACCTTGGCGCTGTGCCGCCTCGCGGGCGTTAAGCATCGGGCCTTTTACTCATGCACCCGGATCGACCCGCCGGAAGTCATGCGCTTCATCCGGCGGGAATACCCGGCGGTGACGTGGCTCTATCCGAGAGCAAGTTTTTGGGCGCTGATCCAGCGCAAGATGCCGCCCATGCGGACGCAACGCTGGTGCTGTGACCTGCTGAAGAAGGCCCCGTCCAAGGACGTGCCGATGAAATATCGGCTCATGGGCATCCGGGCCGAGGAAAGCGCACGGCGCGCGAGCAGGCCGCGCATTGACCACTATCGGAGCAACCAGGTGCTACTCAAGCCGATCTTCTTATGGCCGGAGTGGGCCGTCTGGGAATTTATTGACTCGCAACGACTGTCGTATCCCTCGCTCTATGACGAGGGCTTTGCCCGCATCGGTTGCGTGGTGTGCCCCTTCATCTTCGGCTCACGCCAACGCCTCCGCGCCAGCATGGAGCGTTGGCCGGGTATGTGGCGTGTATTTGAACACGCCGTCAAACGATGGTGGCAACCGAACCGGGAACGGAGCTTTTGGCCCACGGCTGACGCCTTTTGGCAGGCGTACATCAACGGCGGAAAACTGGATGGAGAGACGCCATGA
- a CDS encoding DUF1351 domain-containing protein: MDVTQENVLALEKVPMTDEAFDMRTRAPAISFNYAGLEEQAKALMSKYEGLIVSEDQVKGIKKEMAEINALKIRLDNARKEAKRQIEAPVKEFEAQVKKICAIFDRTYAALGAQVKAFTEKEREEKRGKVQPIIDEELQAASARVAPFPIPIQESWLNKSTTLKAVREAVRDIIEQRIQSEAARKQAEQARTERASAIEQAVKAANAEYGTALTVAQFMSQGNLNLETPLTDVTMGIMQAAQAAANAQAARQAPAATPSAQTAQAAPETSLSIILRFSAENEGAVRFALNKLKNLCTEFAVRKQ; this comes from the coding sequence ATGGACGTGACGCAGGAAAATGTCCTTGCACTGGAAAAAGTCCCCATGACCGACGAGGCGTTCGACATGCGGACGCGAGCGCCCGCAATCAGCTTCAATTATGCCGGGCTTGAGGAGCAAGCCAAGGCCCTCATGTCGAAGTATGAGGGCCTTATTGTGTCCGAGGATCAGGTCAAGGGCATCAAAAAGGAAATGGCCGAGATCAACGCCCTCAAGATACGCCTCGATAATGCGCGAAAGGAGGCGAAGAGGCAGATTGAGGCCCCTGTGAAGGAATTTGAGGCGCAGGTCAAAAAGATTTGCGCCATTTTCGACCGAACCTATGCCGCCCTCGGCGCACAGGTAAAAGCCTTCACGGAGAAGGAGCGCGAGGAAAAGCGCGGGAAGGTGCAGCCAATCATTGACGAGGAACTGCAAGCCGCCTCCGCGCGCGTTGCCCCTTTCCCCATCCCCATACAGGAAAGCTGGCTGAACAAGTCAACCACGCTCAAGGCCGTCCGGGAGGCCGTTCGCGACATCATTGAGCAGCGCATCCAGTCTGAAGCGGCCCGCAAGCAGGCGGAACAGGCCCGCACGGAGCGGGCGTCCGCCATTGAGCAGGCCGTGAAAGCTGCCAATGCCGAATATGGCACGGCCCTCACCGTGGCGCAGTTCATGTCGCAGGGGAACCTCAATCTTGAAACCCCGCTCACCGACGTAACCATGGGCATCATGCAGGCCGCCCAAGCGGCTGCCAATGCCCAGGCGGCGCGCCAAGCTCCCGCCGCAACGCCGAGCGCCCAGACGGCCCAAGCCGCCCCGGAAACTTCCCTTTCCATCATCCTGCGGTTCAGCGCCGAAAACGAGGGCGCCGTAAGGTTCGCCCTCAACAAACTCAAGAACCTCTGCACGGAATTTGCCGTGCGGAAGCAATAA
- a CDS encoding ATP-binding cassette domain-containing protein, translated as MADEPSIKPIIRIEHLEKKYPGHGEAVYALRGIDLSIGKGEIFGIIGKSGAGKSTLVRCINLLERPTAGRVLFEGRDLCELSGASLREARRSMGMIFQQFNLLMQRTALENVRFPLELAGVSRAEGRRRAEELLDMVGLSARMQAYPSQLSGGQKQRVAIARALATRPRVLLCDEATSALDPATTDSILALIKDINAQLGITAVVITHEMRVIDQICSHVAIISKGVIVEQGPVEEVFFHPRTEAARKLVLPEALQNLPLDKCDNLYRLIFNGRSSFEPVISNLVLHCGSPVNIMYADTRDIGGTAVGQMVLQLPDAKATRERIMDWARDHHLALEKLEDAPHD; from the coding sequence ATGGCGGACGAGCCCAGCATCAAGCCCATTATCAGGATAGAACACCTCGAAAAGAAGTATCCCGGCCACGGCGAGGCCGTCTATGCCCTGCGCGGCATCGACCTTTCCATCGGCAAGGGCGAGATTTTCGGCATCATCGGCAAGAGCGGCGCCGGCAAGTCCACCCTTGTGCGCTGCATCAACCTCCTCGAGCGGCCCACGGCCGGGCGCGTGCTGTTCGAGGGGCGCGACCTCTGTGAGCTCTCGGGCGCGAGCTTACGCGAGGCGCGGCGCTCCATGGGGATGATCTTCCAGCAGTTCAACCTGCTCATGCAGCGCACGGCGCTCGAGAACGTGCGCTTCCCGCTGGAGCTCGCGGGCGTGTCCCGCGCCGAGGGGCGGCGCCGCGCCGAGGAGCTGCTCGACATGGTGGGCCTTTCCGCCCGCATGCAGGCCTATCCCTCCCAGCTTTCCGGCGGCCAAAAGCAGCGCGTGGCCATCGCCCGCGCGCTGGCCACCCGGCCGCGCGTGCTGCTCTGCGACGAGGCCACCTCCGCGCTCGACCCGGCCACCACCGACTCCATCCTCGCGCTCATCAAGGACATCAACGCCCAGCTTGGCATCACGGCCGTGGTCATCACCCACGAGATGCGCGTCATCGACCAGATCTGCAGCCATGTGGCCATCATCAGCAAGGGCGTCATCGTGGAGCAGGGCCCGGTGGAGGAGGTCTTCTTCCACCCACGCACCGAGGCCGCGCGCAAGCTCGTGCTGCCCGAGGCGCTCCAGAACCTGCCGCTCGACAAGTGCGACAACCTCTACCGGCTCATCTTCAACGGGCGCTCCTCGTTCGAGCCGGTCATCTCCAACCTCGTGCTCCACTGCGGCTCACCGGTGAACATCATGTATGCGGACACGCGCGACATCGGCGGCACGGCCGTGGGGCAGATGGTGCTCCAGCTGCCGGACGCCAAGGCCACGCGCGAGCGCATCATGGACTGGGCGAGGGACCACCACCTCGCGCTGGAAAAACTGGAGGACGCGCCCCATGATTGA
- a CDS encoding phage Gp37/Gp68 family protein — protein sequence MSNSIGWCDCTINPTVGCTKCSPGCENCYAEKFAARLAKNPKTAKKYAGVVDACGKWTGQINHEGWGCLDTLPEGPKRVFLGSMTDIFHENSSESTLDDLVDYMQYVYPQHTFLILTKRPHIAKQRIQAIPLPKNVWLGVTVCNQQEAIDKIPVLLDTPAAKRFLSVEPMLGPVDLTRFLPGLDWVICGGESGPGARPMHPDWVRRLRDQCVNAGVPFYFKGCGGTKKAPPLLNGREWREFPKQEA from the coding sequence ATGAGCAATAGCATAGGATGGTGCGATTGCACCATCAACCCCACAGTGGGCTGCACAAAATGCAGCCCCGGATGCGAGAACTGCTACGCCGAGAAGTTCGCCGCCCGGCTGGCGAAGAATCCGAAGACGGCGAAGAAGTATGCTGGTGTGGTCGATGCCTGCGGGAAGTGGACAGGACAGATAAACCATGAAGGATGGGGCTGCTTGGATACTTTGCCAGAGGGTCCAAAGCGCGTTTTTCTTGGCTCGATGACCGATATTTTCCATGAAAATAGCTCCGAATCTACCTTAGATGATCTTGTGGATTATATGCAGTATGTGTACCCGCAGCATACCTTCCTGATTCTCACAAAACGGCCCCACATTGCAAAGCAACGCATACAGGCAATACCGCTCCCGAAAAACGTTTGGCTTGGGGTGACCGTCTGCAATCAACAGGAGGCGATTGATAAAATCCCCGTCCTCCTTGATACCCCGGCGGCAAAGCGCTTTTTGAGCGTGGAGCCCATGCTTGGGCCCGTGGATTTGACCCGCTTCCTTCCGGGACTCGATTGGGTCATCTGCGGCGGCGAATCCGGCCCCGGTGCGCGCCCAATGCACCCGGATTGGGTACGGCGTCTGCGCGACCAGTGCGTGAATGCTGGCGTCCCGTTCTATTTCAAGGGGTGTGGCGGGACGAAGAAGGCCCCGCCCCTGTTGAACGGCAGGGAGTGGCGGGAGTTCCCCAAGCAGGAGGCATAA